In uncultured Bacteroides sp., one genomic interval encodes:
- a CDS encoding HU family DNA-binding protein, which yields MAFRYRVKTKRSALKDKTTKYYAVPIRNEKVHIANLAEELSHRCSLSKGDILSTLSGLVDLMEEHMHNGDSVYLDNLGIFTLSATSDGFDTPEECTPSKVRAQKICFRADNKLKKNLQFVRFEKDKYSVE from the coding sequence ATGGCATTCAGATATAGAGTAAAAACAAAACGTTCCGCACTGAAAGATAAAACAACAAAATACTACGCAGTTCCCATCCGCAATGAGAAGGTACATATAGCCAATCTGGCCGAAGAACTGTCACATCGCTGCTCTTTATCAAAAGGAGATATCCTGTCAACCTTGTCGGGATTGGTCGATTTAATGGAAGAGCATATGCACAATGGCGACAGTGTTTATCTCGACAATCTGGGCATTTTCACCCTATCTGCTACCAGTGATGGCTTTGATACTCCCGAAGAATGTACACCATCAAAGGTAAGAGCTCAGAAAATTTGTTTCAGGGCAGATAACAAGCTAAAGAAAAACCTACAGTTTGTGCGATTTGAAAAAGATAAGTACAGCGTAGAATAA
- a CDS encoding nitroreductase translates to MKQFTELIEYALKAPSGHNTQPWRFRLTSKSIDIYPDFSRSLSVVDGNNRELYISLGTATENLCIAARHFGYQDSVSILADTTGEYYVHVELEKDDKTYSDSLFEQINKRQTNRRIYTNRPLAKDTLKVLRVVQLEYGVHVHLYEKEDAEFNLLKEFVYRGNEIQMTDSAFKKELTSWVRLNKKQVLKYKDGLTYAVMGSPSVPTWIGKPIMNFMLTPKAQNKSDKKKIESSSLLVLFTVENSTPLDWIALGRSLQRFLLESTLLGVTNAYLNQPCEVNSLADEMRTKLDINGEYPMLLVRLGHAVSMPYSPRKEVNDMVFN, encoded by the coding sequence ATGAAACAATTTACAGAATTGATTGAATATGCATTGAAGGCCCCGTCCGGACACAATACACAGCCCTGGAGGTTTAGATTAACCAGTAAATCTATTGATATTTATCCTGATTTTAGTCGTTCATTGTCTGTTGTGGATGGTAATAACAGAGAGTTGTATATTAGTTTAGGAACTGCAACAGAGAATCTTTGTATTGCCGCACGCCATTTTGGATATCAGGATAGTGTAAGCATTCTTGCAGATACCACTGGTGAATATTATGTTCATGTAGAATTAGAGAAAGATGATAAAACTTATTCGGATTCTCTTTTTGAGCAGATAAATAAAAGACAGACCAACAGACGAATCTATACTAACAGGCCGTTAGCTAAAGATACTTTGAAAGTTTTAAGAGTAGTTCAGTTGGAGTATGGAGTTCATGTTCACTTGTATGAGAAAGAAGATGCAGAATTCAATTTATTGAAAGAGTTTGTTTACAGAGGTAACGAAATTCAGATGACAGACAGCGCCTTTAAAAAAGAACTTACCAGTTGGGTACGACTAAATAAAAAGCAGGTTCTTAAATATAAAGACGGCCTTACGTATGCAGTTATGGGTTCGCCGTCTGTTCCTACATGGATAGGAAAACCAATCATGAATTTTATGTTAACTCCTAAGGCACAAAACAAATCGGATAAGAAGAAAATAGAATCTTCATCTTTGCTGGTTCTTTTTACCGTTGAAAATAGTACGCCTTTAGACTGGATTGCTTTAGGACGATCGCTTCAAAGATTCCTACTCGAATCTACATTGTTGGGAGTAACCAATGCTTATTTAAATCAGCCATGTGAGGTGAATTCGCTTGCAGATGAAATGCGAACTAAGCTTGATATAAATGGAGAATATCCTATGTTGCTTGTTCGCCTTGGACATGCTGTTTCTATGCCTTACTCGCCAAGAAAAGAGGTTAACGATATGGTATTTAATTAA
- a CDS encoding outer membrane beta-barrel family protein, whose protein sequence is MRSICFFLFLLISVLSSVAQTPQRRTDQLTGYTVKGTVIDSISGQGVQYATLSIAAARSPQNLLKVVVSDNNGNFTASFNASPGNYAIAIQFVGMKPAVKRFSLTANQKQVSLGSIFMTETSALLNEVVVVAQKPLVKVEIDKLTYSIENDPEAKTSNTLEMFRKIPMITVDNEDNIQLKGSSDFKIYLNGKPSNMISNNPSDVLKSMPANSIKSVEVITDPGAKYDAEGVGGIINIITVKSGIQGYTATVRSNASTQGRIGGGAYLSMKMGKFGITANYNYNHINTPYNDSYLERTNLVNNIEKYMTQNGRSKNKGPFQFGTVEASYEIDTLNLVSLSVERFNGKITGISDYMVEMKDAEYNPYYSYDRYSKSTRTFGSTDINVDYQRSTHRKDELLTVSYKFENNPNDSKSNTLLKNLSGAVPLFLARTQNNVNKASTNEHTMQLDYTRPTWKGQKLEAGLKFILRKSNSETERWQNDTLVIDPSYDFKHTQEIYSAYISYDIKIKKFGIKAGVREESTSQKVKYILSPEMNFKVSYSNLVPSATISYMKSPAEQIRFGYSMRIRRPGIRNLNPYINDTDPENISYGNPKLDPEKSHNLNLNYSRFSPKLNINLGLSYRFANNGIESYTFIDPQKPNVSQTTYDNIGRSQRTSLNIYGNWNAFKNFNLIINGGVFYVNMKSDATSSTDVLSTDGFFYNCYTGLQYTLPKNFRLNLNGGYFAPRVSLQGKTSAFYFTSFSVSKDFLDKKLSVSLSCNDPFWKTKEYTSRTNDRSFAMKNVNYINARDFRISLSYRFGTLKTSASKKAKKGITNDDLNNNNEENQVEGVNTNNR, encoded by the coding sequence ATGAGGAGTATTTGTTTTTTCCTTTTCCTGCTAATTTCCGTACTAAGCAGCGTGGCTCAAACGCCTCAAAGAAGAACAGATCAACTGACAGGATATACGGTTAAAGGAACTGTTATTGATTCTATATCCGGTCAGGGTGTACAATATGCCACACTTAGTATAGCCGCAGCACGTTCACCTCAAAATCTGCTAAAGGTGGTGGTAAGTGATAATAACGGAAATTTCACGGCTTCATTTAATGCTTCACCCGGCAATTATGCAATTGCTATACAGTTTGTTGGCATGAAGCCAGCAGTAAAAAGATTCTCTCTTACCGCAAATCAAAAACAGGTTTCTTTAGGGTCTATATTTATGACTGAAACTTCAGCTCTATTAAATGAAGTTGTGGTTGTGGCACAAAAGCCTTTAGTTAAGGTTGAAATAGATAAACTAACCTACAGTATTGAAAACGACCCGGAGGCTAAAACCAGCAACACGCTGGAAATGTTTCGTAAGATACCAATGATTACGGTGGACAATGAAGATAATATTCAACTAAAAGGTTCGTCCGATTTTAAAATATACCTGAATGGTAAGCCTTCCAACATGATTAGCAATAATCCAAGCGATGTACTGAAAAGCATGCCTGCCAATTCCATTAAGAGTGTTGAAGTAATTACCGATCCCGGAGCTAAATATGATGCAGAAGGTGTTGGAGGAATTATTAATATTATCACTGTAAAAAGTGGAATTCAAGGGTATACAGCAACTGTTCGCAGTAATGCAAGTACGCAGGGACGCATCGGTGGAGGAGCTTACTTATCTATGAAAATGGGGAAATTTGGTATTACTGCAAACTACAATTACAATCACATCAACACGCCTTACAATGATTCTTATCTGGAACGTACAAATCTCGTAAATAACATAGAAAAATACATGACTCAGAACGGACGTTCAAAGAATAAAGGACCGTTTCAGTTTGGCACCGTAGAGGCCAGTTACGAGATAGACACACTTAATCTTGTAAGCTTGTCTGTCGAAAGGTTTAACGGAAAAATAACTGGTATTTCAGACTACATGGTTGAGATGAAAGATGCTGAATATAATCCATATTACAGTTATGACAGATACAGCAAATCAACCAGAACGTTTGGTTCAACAGACATAAATGTAGATTATCAGCGGTCAACTCATCGCAAAGACGAACTACTTACTGTTTCTTACAAATTCGAAAACAACCCTAACGATAGTAAAAGCAACACTTTATTAAAGAACTTATCGGGTGCTGTTCCCCTATTTCTGGCACGTACTCAAAACAACGTAAATAAAGCCTCAACAAATGAGCATACAATGCAGCTTGATTATACACGCCCAACATGGAAGGGTCAAAAGCTTGAAGCTGGATTAAAGTTTATTCTCCGTAAAAGTAACAGTGAAACGGAGCGCTGGCAAAATGATACTTTGGTAATTGATCCGTCTTACGACTTTAAGCATACACAAGAAATTTATTCTGCTTATATCAGTTACGATATCAAGATAAAGAAGTTTGGAATTAAAGCAGGGGTGCGCGAAGAAAGCACTAGCCAGAAAGTTAAATACATTCTTTCTCCCGAGATGAACTTCAAAGTCAGTTATTCCAATTTAGTTCCTTCGGCAACCATTTCATATATGAAAAGTCCTGCAGAACAAATCCGTTTCGGATATTCCATGCGTATTCGCCGTCCGGGCATTAGAAACCTTAATCCGTATATAAATGATACAGATCCTGAAAATATCAGCTATGGTAATCCTAAACTTGATCCGGAAAAGAGCCACAACCTGAATCTGAATTACAGCAGATTCTCTCCCAAGCTTAATATTAATCTTGGTTTAAGCTATCGCTTCGCAAACAATGGAATAGAAAGCTACACATTTATTGACCCGCAAAAGCCAAATGTAAGTCAGACAACTTACGATAATATTGGTCGTAGCCAGCGGACTAGTCTCAATATATATGGTAACTGGAATGCTTTTAAGAACTTCAATCTTATAATAAACGGAGGCGTTTTTTATGTAAATATGAAAAGTGATGCAACATCATCAACAGATGTGCTAAGTACAGATGGATTCTTTTACAATTGCTATACAGGACTTCAATATACACTTCCCAAGAACTTCCGTTTAAATCTGAATGGAGGTTACTTCGCCCCCAGAGTTAGTTTGCAGGGAAAAACATCGGCATTCTATTTCACCAGTTTTTCTGTGAGCAAAGATTTCCTGGACAAGAAATTATCAGTATCTCTCTCCTGCAATGATCCATTCTGGAAAACAAAAGAATATACAAGCAGAACAAATGACAGGAGTTTTGCTATGAAGAATGTAAATTATATCAATGCACGCGATTTCAGAATAAGCCTGTCATACAGATTTGGAACTCTTAAAACATCTGCTTCAAAGAAAGCAAAGAAAGGAATTACAAATGATGATTTAAACAATAATAATGAAGAGAACCAAGTGGAAGGAGTAAATACAAACAACAGATAA
- a CDS encoding agmatine deiminase family protein, with product MNKLVTDQDTDIVFFSPWIKRFKCYKTIDKVLRFFEIQHEFLCSTKDYWARDYMPIQINDNYLVQYCYNPDYLREKKEYITDPTQCCSRLRQTPTLTDVIIDGGNVIKCHDSVIMTDKVFKENSKNYSRIDLLNKLEELFKAELIVIPWDKAESFGHADGMVRYIRENQLLLTNYQDFDNLLRKKILKSLGSKFEIIELHYDVSKPSENNWAYINYLRTKDIMLLPWLGIEEDNQAIKQFETLFPEYKGRIVPIDARSLIKLGGALNCISWNVKSNQGFRDYCSAVQRFKSVSSCIKLTDNINKEGKQWN from the coding sequence ATGAATAAATTAGTTACCGATCAAGATACTGACATTGTATTCTTTTCTCCTTGGATAAAAAGATTTAAATGTTATAAAACTATTGATAAAGTATTAAGGTTTTTTGAAATACAACATGAATTTCTCTGTTCAACGAAAGATTATTGGGCTAGAGATTATATGCCAATACAAATTAATGATAATTATTTAGTGCAATATTGTTATAATCCAGATTATTTACGTGAAAAGAAAGAATATATTACAGATCCGACCCAATGTTGCTCAAGACTACGACAAACTCCTACATTAACAGATGTTATTATTGATGGTGGTAATGTAATTAAATGTCATGATTCGGTTATTATGACTGATAAAGTCTTTAAAGAAAACAGTAAAAACTATTCTCGAATAGATTTACTTAACAAATTGGAGGAGCTTTTTAAGGCTGAACTTATTGTAATACCATGGGATAAGGCTGAATCATTTGGGCATGCTGATGGAATGGTTAGATATATAAGAGAGAATCAGTTACTCTTGACAAACTATCAGGATTTTGATAACCTGTTGAGAAAGAAAATACTGAAATCTTTAGGCTCTAAATTTGAAATAATTGAGCTTCATTATGATGTTAGTAAGCCTTCTGAAAATAACTGGGCTTACATAAACTATCTACGTACCAAAGATATTATGTTGCTTCCCTGGTTAGGGATCGAAGAGGATAATCAGGCAATAAAACAATTTGAAACGCTTTTTCCGGAATATAAGGGACGTATTGTTCCAATTGATGCTCGAAGTTTAATAAAACTAGGTGGTGCATTGAATTGCATCTCCTGGAATGTGAAATCTAATCAGGGCTTTCGTGATTATTGCTCTGCTGTGCAAAGATTTAAATCGGTTAGCTCTTGCATAAAATTAACTGATAACATAAATAAAGAGGGAAAACAATGGAATTAA
- a CDS encoding family 20 glycosylhydrolase — MKKLFSIFLICWSLTCGSTMKAGNYDLIPLPNSLVQSEGRFVLNDKCEFIVQKGLDGKFTKVAEDFAKQLNLTSGINVKVSTKAAKKAASNTITVVLNKKVPAEGYKLDVEKDKVLIEASAPEGFFHAIQTVKQLLPAAVFGKTLVKDQKWELTCAKISDAPRFSYRGMHLDVSRHFFSVDEVKKYIDVLALHKLNKFHFHLTDDQGWRIEIKKYPELTTIGSQRAYTMVGKNWGSSDGKPHGGFYTQEQIKEIVKYAQDRFITIIPEIDLPGHMVAALASYPSLGCTGGPYKVSTEWGVLDDVLCVGKEETFTFLENVLTEVMELFPSKYIHIGGDECPKVRWEKCPVCQAKIKELGLKADEKHSAEAKLQSYTMTRIEKFLNDKGRMIIGWDEILEGGLAPNATVMSWRGMEGGIEAARQGHDVIMTPSSHLYFDHYQSLDPREPLAIGGFSPVERVYSFEPVPAELTKEEAKHILGPQANLWVEYIESEDHLEYMLVPRLAALSEVQWTNADKKDYASFTSRIGHITDIYDVMGLNYAKHIFEATPSYAVNTEKGCVEATLKTIGDAPIYYTIDGTEPTVNSTKYTAPVEIPYSCTLKAMVDRKNMKLRNVEKTFSFTKSTAKKATLNTTPSKKFECNGAATLVDGIRGSKSYNESWVGFQAEPMNLVIDLGENTKVKSVRLGTNSAKGDWVFPPKDITVYLSADGQNFKEAVKLVLPEAKKGDKDGMNDYTLGFAPTQAKFVKVIVNNVTSMPQWHGGKGKAAYVFVDEVCVE, encoded by the coding sequence ATGAAAAAACTCTTTTCGATTTTCCTGATTTGTTGGAGTTTAACGTGCGGTAGTACGATGAAAGCGGGCAATTACGACCTAATTCCTCTTCCAAATTCATTGGTACAGAGTGAAGGACGTTTTGTATTGAATGATAAATGTGAATTTATTGTTCAGAAGGGACTGGACGGTAAGTTTACTAAGGTGGCAGAAGATTTTGCAAAGCAATTGAATCTTACTTCTGGTATCAATGTCAAGGTAAGTACTAAAGCTGCTAAGAAAGCTGCTAGTAATACTATCACTGTTGTTCTGAACAAAAAAGTTCCGGCAGAAGGTTATAAATTAGACGTAGAAAAAGACAAGGTTCTTATTGAAGCATCTGCACCCGAAGGTTTCTTTCACGCTATTCAAACAGTAAAACAGTTACTTCCTGCTGCTGTTTTCGGTAAAACATTGGTGAAGGACCAGAAATGGGAACTTACCTGTGCCAAAATCAGCGATGCTCCTCGTTTTAGTTACAGAGGTATGCATCTCGATGTATCTCGTCATTTTTTCAGTGTTGATGAAGTGAAAAAGTATATTGATGTATTGGCTTTGCATAAATTGAATAAATTTCACTTCCATCTAACTGATGACCAGGGATGGAGAATTGAAATTAAAAAATATCCGGAACTTACAACTATTGGAAGTCAGCGTGCTTACACAATGGTGGGTAAAAACTGGGGAAGTTCTGATGGCAAACCTCATGGAGGATTTTATACTCAGGAACAAATTAAAGAGATTGTGAAGTATGCACAAGATCGTTTTATCACAATTATTCCTGAAATAGACCTTCCCGGACACATGGTAGCAGCTTTGGCCAGTTATCCTAGCCTTGGTTGTACAGGCGGCCCTTACAAGGTTTCTACAGAATGGGGAGTACTTGATGATGTGTTATGTGTAGGAAAAGAAGAAACATTTACTTTCCTTGAAAATGTACTGACCGAAGTAATGGAACTATTCCCTTCTAAGTATATTCATATTGGAGGAGATGAGTGTCCAAAAGTACGCTGGGAAAAATGTCCGGTTTGCCAGGCTAAGATAAAGGAACTTGGTTTGAAGGCAGATGAAAAGCACTCTGCTGAGGCTAAATTACAAAGTTATACAATGACTCGTATCGAGAAATTCCTGAACGATAAAGGTCGTATGATTATTGGATGGGATGAAATACTCGAAGGCGGTCTTGCTCCTAATGCAACAGTAATGTCATGGAGAGGCATGGAAGGCGGTATAGAAGCTGCCCGTCAGGGACATGATGTAATTATGACTCCAAGTTCTCACTTGTATTTTGACCATTATCAATCTCTTGATCCTAGAGAACCGCTTGCTATCGGAGGATTCTCTCCTGTAGAAAGAGTTTACTCATTTGAACCCGTTCCTGCAGAATTAACCAAAGAAGAAGCAAAACATATTCTTGGCCCTCAGGCTAACTTATGGGTTGAATATATTGAATCGGAAGATCATCTGGAGTATATGCTGGTTCCTCGTTTAGCTGCATTAAGCGAAGTACAATGGACAAATGCTGATAAGAAAGACTATGCAAGTTTTACTTCACGCATTGGTCACATTACAGATATCTATGATGTAATGGGATTGAATTATGCTAAACATATTTTTGAAGCAACTCCTTCTTATGCTGTAAATACTGAAAAAGGATGCGTGGAAGCTACTTTAAAAACAATTGGTGATGCTCCAATTTACTATACAATAGACGGAACAGAGCCAACTGTAAATAGTACAAAATACACAGCTCCGGTTGAAATTCCTTATTCTTGTACACTTAAAGCAATGGTGGACAGAAAGAATATGAAACTTCGCAATGTAGAAAAAACATTCTCTTTCACTAAATCAACTGCAAAGAAAGCAACACTGAATACTACACCAAGCAAGAAGTTTGAATGTAATGGTGCTGCTACTTTGGTAGATGGTATTCGTGGTAGTAAAAGCTACAATGAAAGTTGGGTAGGTTTCCAGGCTGAACCAATGAATTTAGTTATTGATTTAGGAGAAAATACAAAAGTTAAGTCTGTTCGTTTAGGTACCAACTCTGCGAAAGGTGACTGGGTGTTCCCTCCAAAAGATATCACTGTTTACCTTTCTGCTGATGGTCAGAATTTCAAAGAAGCAGTTAAGCTGGTTCTTCCGGAAGCTAAAAAAGGAGATAAGGATGGAATGAATGATTATACACTTGGCTTTGCTCCAACACAAGCTAAATTTGTGAAAGTAATCGTTAATAACGTTACATCTATGCCTCAATGGCATGGTGGAAAAGGCAAGGCTGCTTATGTGTTTGTAGACGAAGTATGCGTTGAATAA
- a CDS encoding NADH-dependent [FeFe] hydrogenase, group A6, producing MINLVINDKAVQVKEGTTIFEAAKQNHILIPHFCYLENVHKIGSCRICVVEVEGAKNLMASCVTEAKEGMVIHTNSERVRKVRKVIYELMLSDHPKNCLTCWRNQNCELQELGNLIQVDEYRYEGAKSKEFVDSSSPSIVRDSSKCVLCRRCVTVCNQVQGVCLMNPHHRGFSTFIGPSEDELLGESICTNCGQCVLVCPVGALKEKDSTEQVWEALYDKSKTVIVQTAPAVRAALGELFGYEPGTLVTGKMASALHNIGFKYVFDTNFGADLTIMEEGSEFLERLKDMFSSKKNEAVLPMITSCSPGWIKYVEHHYPDQLAHLSSCKSPHMMLGALTKSYFAEKVGIDPKSIFMVSVMPCTAKKFEIIRPEMYNNGLANVDAVITTRELGRMIKDAGIDFRNLPDGTFDSPLGLSSGAADIFGTTGGVMEAALRTVYELVTGCELPTEKLHLKPLMGLKRIKTAELKIEKPLPEFNFLAGVTLRVAVTSGLIGAAELMEEIKNGTSPYHFVEVMGCPGGCISGGGQPRPVNDAYRMKRLDAIYREDEGKTLRKSHENQDIKMLYREFLGAPLGHKSHELLHTVYTPRSKD from the coding sequence ATGATAAACCTGGTCATAAATGATAAAGCAGTTCAAGTTAAAGAGGGGACTACCATTTTTGAAGCTGCAAAACAGAATCATATCTTAATCCCTCACTTCTGTTATCTGGAGAATGTGCATAAGATTGGATCGTGCCGTATCTGTGTTGTAGAAGTGGAAGGCGCTAAAAATCTGATGGCATCATGTGTAACCGAAGCTAAAGAAGGTATGGTTATTCATACTAATTCAGAAAGAGTACGCAAAGTCAGAAAAGTAATCTACGAGCTTATGCTTTCAGATCATCCTAAGAATTGCCTCACTTGCTGGAGAAATCAGAATTGTGAGCTGCAGGAATTAGGTAATTTAATTCAGGTTGATGAATATAGGTATGAAGGTGCTAAATCAAAAGAATTTGTAGATAGTTCCAGTCCATCGATTGTTCGCGATAGCTCAAAGTGTGTTCTTTGTCGCCGGTGCGTAACCGTATGTAATCAGGTTCAGGGTGTTTGTCTCATGAATCCTCATCATCGCGGCTTTTCTACATTTATAGGACCATCGGAAGATGAGCTTTTGGGAGAATCTATTTGCACTAACTGTGGTCAGTGTGTTTTGGTATGTCCTGTTGGAGCTTTGAAAGAGAAAGACTCTACAGAACAAGTTTGGGAAGCCTTGTATGATAAATCCAAGACTGTTATTGTGCAGACAGCTCCGGCCGTGCGTGCAGCACTTGGAGAATTGTTTGGTTATGAACCCGGTACATTGGTTACGGGCAAGATGGCGTCTGCTTTGCACAATATCGGTTTTAAATATGTTTTTGATACCAATTTTGGTGCCGACCTTACTATTATGGAGGAAGGATCTGAATTTCTGGAAAGATTAAAAGATATGTTTTCTTCTAAGAAAAATGAGGCTGTTCTTCCAATGATTACAAGTTGCAGTCCGGGCTGGATAAAGTATGTAGAACATCATTATCCAGATCAGTTGGCTCATCTGTCTAGCTGTAAATCTCCTCACATGATGTTGGGAGCATTAACTAAATCTTATTTCGCAGAAAAGGTTGGTATTGATCCAAAATCTATTTTTATGGTTTCAGTTATGCCTTGCACGGCTAAAAAGTTTGAGATAATTCGTCCGGAGATGTATAATAACGGATTGGCTAACGTAGATGCTGTGATTACTACCCGTGAGTTGGGACGAATGATTAAAGATGCCGGAATTGATTTTAGAAACTTACCAGATGGAACGTTCGACAGTCCGTTGGGATTGTCTTCCGGGGCTGCCGATATATTTGGTACAACCGGTGGTGTAATGGAAGCAGCTTTACGTACAGTATATGAACTAGTTACGGGTTGCGAACTTCCTACAGAAAAGCTTCACTTAAAACCTCTTATGGGATTAAAAAGAATTAAGACTGCTGAACTGAAGATAGAAAAACCATTACCGGAGTTTAATTTCCTGGCAGGAGTAACCTTAAGAGTTGCCGTTACAAGCGGGTTGATAGGTGCAGCTGAATTAATGGAAGAAATAAAGAATGGCACGAGTCCTTACCATTTTGTGGAAGTAATGGGTTGCCCCGGTGGATGTATCAGCGGAGGCGGACAGCCACGACCGGTTAATGATGCATACAGGATGAAGAGACTTGATGCTATTTACAGAGAGGATGAAGGGAAAACTTTACGAAAGTCACATGAAAACCAAGATATAAAGATGTTATATCGTGAATTTCTTGGTGCACCTCTCGGGCATAAATCGCATGAATTACTACATACTGTTTATACCCCACGAAGCAAAGACTAA
- a CDS encoding ADP-ribosylglycohydrolase family protein — translation MKSLSKSILLGTSIGDALGVPVEFLSREELDRNRVNDMRGYGTHNQPAGTWSDDTSLSLCLADSLCNGYNLQDIADKFVQWMDNGLWTPYGFVFDIGIATSCAVCNIKKGIPPGMTGVNGEYDNGNGSLMRILPLLIHIHSLSLKERIQKIEEVSSITHRHPRSILGCIIFMEFARNLLTHSIEDSFMLMQKDVCSLIEQVTSLKNESVHFNRILLSSFKDYKSIPRTEIYSSGYVVHTLEASLWCIANSLNFKDAVLSAVNLGNDADTTGAVTGGLAAIIYGYESIPQEWLNMLACKDDLISLAERLEAGLL, via the coding sequence ATGAAAAGTCTATCTAAATCGATTCTATTAGGCACATCTATAGGCGATGCTTTAGGTGTGCCTGTTGAATTTCTTTCAAGAGAAGAGTTAGATAGAAATCGGGTTAATGATATGCGAGGTTATGGTACTCACAATCAACCAGCCGGAACTTGGTCGGATGATACGTCCTTGTCTTTATGCTTGGCAGATTCATTGTGTAACGGATATAATCTGCAAGATATAGCCGATAAGTTTGTTCAATGGATGGATAATGGCTTATGGACACCTTATGGCTTTGTTTTTGATATCGGAATAGCTACTTCTTGTGCAGTCTGTAATATAAAGAAAGGCATTCCTCCCGGAATGACCGGGGTGAATGGAGAATATGATAATGGAAATGGTTCGCTTATGAGAATTCTACCGTTGTTGATACACATTCATTCTTTATCACTGAAAGAACGAATTCAAAAGATTGAAGAAGTATCATCTATAACACACAGGCATCCCCGGAGTATATTGGGATGTATTATTTTTATGGAATTTGCTAGAAATCTGCTAACGCATTCAATCGAAGATTCATTTATGCTTATGCAAAAAGATGTATGTTCACTTATCGAACAAGTTACGTCTTTGAAAAATGAAAGTGTCCACTTTAACAGAATACTTCTTTCCTCTTTCAAAGACTATAAGAGTATTCCGAGAACGGAGATTTATTCATCGGGATATGTTGTACATACATTAGAAGCAAGTTTATGGTGCATAGCTAATTCTTTAAACTTTAAGGATGCTGTGTTGTCTGCTGTTAATTTAGGTAATGATGCAGATACTACAGGTGCAGTAACAGGAGGATTAGCAGCAATTATTTATGGATACGAAAGCATTCCTCAAGAATGGCTTAACATGCTAGCTTGCAAGGATGATCTTATTTCTCTTGCCGAACGACTGGAAGCAGGACTTCTGTAA
- a CDS encoding AraC family transcriptional regulator, producing MEIKSSTREEYLKRVNVVVDYINNHLDEELDLQKLAEMSNLSTYHFHRIMKAFLGETLGAYIIRVRLETAVRLLRYTDLPVEQIAYSVGYEMPSSLSKSFKQFYDITPLEYRNNKNFVIMKPVQLNPDLKLKSPKVIDIETKTAIYIRLTGAYSELDFCGAWGKLWAYVKENKLFSAGIEHISIYHDDPKVTNSEKLRTDVCLVLPKPAEPKGEIGVKEIAGGKYAVFSYQGPYTNLGIVYDTIFAQWLPDSGYELRNAPLYEKYINDPSRTEEAKLKTEIYIPLQ from the coding sequence ATGGAAATAAAATCGTCAACACGGGAAGAATATTTGAAAAGAGTGAATGTTGTAGTAGATTACATCAATAATCACCTCGACGAGGAACTAGATTTGCAAAAGCTGGCTGAGATGTCAAACCTGTCAACTTATCATTTTCATCGAATCATGAAAGCTTTTCTGGGCGAAACACTCGGAGCTTACATAATAAGAGTAAGGCTGGAAACCGCCGTCCGTCTGCTTCGGTATACCGACCTTCCTGTAGAGCAAATAGCCTATAGCGTGGGTTATGAGATGCCTTCTTCTTTATCGAAATCGTTCAAACAATTTTATGATATAACTCCATTAGAATACCGTAACAATAAAAACTTTGTAATTATGAAACCTGTACAATTAAATCCGGACTTGAAGTTGAAATCGCCTAAGGTGATAGATATTGAAACTAAGACAGCAATTTATATCCGTTTAACCGGAGCATATTCCGAACTCGACTTTTGTGGGGCATGGGGCAAACTTTGGGCTTATGTGAAAGAGAATAAACTTTTCTCGGCAGGCATTGAGCACATCAGCATTTATCATGATGATCCTAAGGTTACTAACTCTGAAAAGCTTCGCACTGACGTGTGTCTTGTACTTCCAAAACCGGCAGAGCCAAAAGGAGAAATAGGAGTGAAGGAGATTGCCGGAGGCAAGTATGCTGTTTTCTCGTATCAAGGCCCTTATACAAACCTCGGGATTGTGTATGACACCATCTTTGCCCAGTGGCTTCCCGATAGTGGATACGAACTTCGTAACGCTCCGTTGTATGAAAAGTATATCAATGATCCTTCACGCACGGAAGAAGCCAAGCTGAAGACGGAGATTTATATTCCTTTGCAGTAA